A region of the Muricauda sp. MAR_2010_75 genome:
ATCGGCCAACCTTATGAGGACGATGGATATAATGGCCCCAATGAAGTGATAAGTCCGGAAAACCTTAAAATTGAAGATGTACTCAAAATAACAGGGCAAAAACTCTCCTATCTATATGATTTTGGCGATTATTGGCAACATACAATAACCCTGGAGAGGATAATCGAAGACTTGAGGGTTCCCTTTCCCGTTTGCTGCTTTGGTGAGTTGAACTGCCCTCCAGAGGATGTGGGCGGTTTGCCCGGTTTTTATGATTTTTTAAGGATAATGGACAACGCGAAGCACTCAGAGCATGAACAGCTTAAGAAGTGGGTTCAATCAAAACATGTTGCCTTGGGCAGAAAATATGACCCAAAAAAATTCCCTATTGAAAAGGTCAATTTTTTGCTGTTGCATTTAGATGCTTATATCAGTGATTGGGAAGCAGAAGCAGAACAGTAGCCAAATGTCCAAACAAATGATGACCACATTGGTCATTTACTTGAAATGATATTTTTGGGAGATATCAATAAATCCCCTTGGATTGGTCGGAGGAGTAAGTCGTATTCTAGTTTCCCAATTTTTTTGCTCCTTTTTGATTTCTGGGCTCAATGACCATGTTTTTTACTTTCTTGCAGAGATTGTCATGTAACCGATCATAGGTATTTTGATCTATCAGGCTATAGCCCTCAATTTCAAATGTATCAGTGAGAATCTCTGGCTCCTTGCCCAGATTGGCTTCAAAAACGACCACATCGAAATCTAGGCAGTCCGACATGAACAATGCTTCAGGGGATTCACGGAACAATGTAAGTGCTTCGTCACTACCATATAAAATATGTGTGGTCAAATTGACCGAAGAAATCCGTTTGAGTTCTTTCAAAACTTCCAAAGCTTTTGATGTCAGTGCCAATTTTCAGGTAAGATTTTTGCAACATTGTTTAAAAAATGTAGCTGTTGATTGTCTTTAGGGGGAGATATTTAATAATCCAAAAGCCACATTTTTTTGAAATATGCCAATATTACGATTAATGGTGAGATCTTGCAATGATTGGGGACGACAATGCTAAAAACCAGATAAATAACACTACAATCCTTTATCATTTTAAACCGAAACCTTACCTTGGACTCTATATGCAAGAAGAGAGAGGGCTATATTTTGATTTCGACAATGATCCAGAAGGTATCATATCCCGAACAGTCTCCATAATGGTCGAATCCTTGCACACAATGTCCGATGGATTGCCCGATCATTTATTAAAAGATCTTTTTGACAAGACCAATCCAAGGGATGAGAACTTGGATGAGGTTTTTATGTGCGAACTTTTTGATGCTTTATATACCGCTTATCGCTTTCTAAGGGGATTGCCGGAAAGGGATTTGGATCAAGGGGAATTCAACCAGATTTTCTTGTCATGGCACATTCTGTTATGGGTCGAGACCTTACGCCGAGCAAGCGTTGTCACTGTTACCCCTTTTCCAATTTTTGATTTTGACAATCTTCCCGATTTGCAGATAGATTTAAAACTGGATAAATCGGTACTGCTACCTTTATTGAATTGATTCTTTAGGGTGTTGAGAAAAAACGTGAATGCGGTATTTTAAATTTAGTGGACATGCCGAATAAAATTCAGTATATTGACTAATTGCACTAAATTCTAAAAGGTTATGAGTTATAAAGAGAAATGGAGTTTACTTCTTGAAGAGAAAAGATTCCGGGCTAAATCTAAAACTATTGAAAGTGATGGGCGAAACACTTTCGAGAATGATTACGGGAGACTTATTTCAAGTGCACCAATCCGAAGGTTGCAAGACAAAACCCAAGTATTTCCATTGGAGGAAAGTGATTATATCAGAACAAGGTTAACCCATTCTTTGGAAGTTTCCTATTTAGCAAGCTCAATTGGTCAGAGTATAGAAAATCAACTATTAAAGAAAAAAGAACTTGACTCAGAATTGAAAGGAAATTTAAGTTCTTTATTAAGGGTTGCAGGACTTGTACATGATATAGGGAACCCTCCGTTCGGACATTTTGGGGAGGAGGCAATAAAGACATTTTTCAAAGATTATTTTAAAAACAATGACGGGAGTACACTTAGTGAGATAGAAAAAGCTGATTTCGAAAACTTTGACGGTAATGTGCAAACACTTAGAATACTATCCAAACTTTATTATTTCGGTGATGAACATGGATACAATCTAAATTATTCAAGTCTAGCTTCAATAATTAAATATCCCTCAAATTCTATTGATGGAAATAGAAAATTAATATCATTAGAAGAGTTTAGTAAGTTGCCAAGTAGTGAAAAAAAGAAACACACGTTTGAAATCGCCAAGAAGAAGTTTGGTTATTTTCAAACTGAGGAAGAAACATTTATTGAAATAAACAAGTACCTAAATCTAGGGGATCGAAGACACCCTGTTGTCTATTTACTTGAAGCAGCCGATGATATTGCTTATAGTGCGGCAGATATTGAAGATGGAATTAAACTAGGAAAAGTAGATTTAAATGACATTGAAAGGATTTTCAGAGAAAACTTAGTGGAAAACAAGAAAAATGTACTTGGTAATCTGAAAAAATTAAGGAAAAAATTTGAAAAAGAGAAGAATGTTGATACCTCATTGATAGTTCAAAAATTTAGAATTTTAACTCAACAGATAATGATTGGCAGCATAGTGAAATCATTTGAGGAACATTATGATGAGATAATGGAAGGAAAGTTAGAAAGTGAAATAATTGATATTTCAGCAGCTAAAGATATACGTAAAGCATATAAAAAATTACAGTACATTGTATTTGATGATAAGTCGATCCTTAAAAAAGAAATAGCAGGATGGGAGGCCATATATGGTTTGTTAGAAATTTTTGTTAAAGCCTCCAAAAGTGATTCTTTTATTGCGTCTGGAAACAATTTGGAATCTAGGTTGTATAAAATAATTTCTACCAGCCATAGAAAAGTATTCGAGGACATTGAAAAATATAAAAATGATGAGTATAAAACTTTGCAATTAATCGTCGACTTTATTAGCGGAATGACCGATAGATATGCAATTAGGTTGTTTCAAGAACTCAAAGGCATTAAAATTTAATTTTGGATTATAAGCACCTTAAATTACAATTTAAAAAGCATTTTGGTACGGAGTTAAATAATAACCCGAGACTGAAATTCCTTCTTTATGAAATTTTCGTTTATGGAAGCGCATATATTGTAGGGGGGTATTTGAGAGATTTTTTAAACTCTAAAAAGTCAAGAGATTTAGATATTATTATAGATTTAAATGATGAAAAATTAATTGAGATTATAGATAAATCTAATTGTCAGTATTCAATAAATAGGCACAAAGGGATTAAATTACAATTTGACAATA
Encoded here:
- a CDS encoding plasmid pRiA4b ORF-3 family protein, with protein sequence MSSVYKLRVELEGSHPKIWREFLVAPDITFYKLHHILQIIMGWENYHLFEFESDTYRIGQPYEDDGYNGPNEVISPENLKIEDVLKITGQKLSYLYDFGDYWQHTITLERIIEDLRVPFPVCCFGELNCPPEDVGGLPGFYDFLRIMDNAKHSEHEQLKKWVQSKHVALGRKYDPKKFPIEKVNFLLLHLDAYISDWEAEAEQ
- the dgt gene encoding dGTP triphosphohydrolase, coding for MSYKEKWSLLLEEKRFRAKSKTIESDGRNTFENDYGRLISSAPIRRLQDKTQVFPLEESDYIRTRLTHSLEVSYLASSIGQSIENQLLKKKELDSELKGNLSSLLRVAGLVHDIGNPPFGHFGEEAIKTFFKDYFKNNDGSTLSEIEKADFENFDGNVQTLRILSKLYYFGDEHGYNLNYSSLASIIKYPSNSIDGNRKLISLEEFSKLPSSEKKKHTFEIAKKKFGYFQTEEETFIEINKYLNLGDRRHPVVYLLEAADDIAYSAADIEDGIKLGKVDLNDIERIFRENLVENKKNVLGNLKKLRKKFEKEKNVDTSLIVQKFRILTQQIMIGSIVKSFEEHYDEIMEGKLESEIIDISAAKDIRKAYKKLQYIVFDDKSILKKEIAGWEAIYGLLEIFVKASKSDSFIASGNNLESRLYKIISTSHRKVFEDIEKYKNDEYKTLQLIVDFISGMTDRYAIRLFQELKGIKI